One window from the genome of Stigmatella erecta encodes:
- a CDS encoding helix-turn-helix transcriptional regulator produces MKQARKRAGMTQAEAAEGIGIAPEVYGRMERGGVLPSVPTLLRMCLILGSGPHELMGFAEVEPGQSAPGVNTVPPGLSDTPEKRRLLRRLARLDSPRIKALAGLVALLLPGR; encoded by the coding sequence TTGAAGCAGGCACGCAAGCGGGCAGGCATGACTCAAGCAGAAGCAGCCGAGGGCATCGGTATCGCTCCCGAGGTGTACGGGCGCATGGAGCGGGGGGGCGTGCTGCCGAGCGTTCCAACGCTGTTGCGCATGTGCCTGATTCTCGGCAGCGGCCCCCATGAACTGATGGGGTTTGCCGAGGTGGAGCCGGGGCAGAGCGCCCCCGGGGTAAACACGGTGCCCCCCGGCCTGAGTGACACGCCCGAGAAGCGCCGCCTATTGCGCCGCCTCGCTCGCCTGGACAGTCCGAGGATCAAGGCACTGGCGGGGTTGGTCGCCTTACTTCTGCCGGGGCGCTGA
- a CDS encoding serine/threonine protein kinase — protein sequence MATSRQPWSVPGVILFSHGDLSYEVDLSHPLVEELAQSRLGEMTVPAWERTEKKRLREVIVRSLPPTSSDEPETLERMRARLREEAHLATYLQHPRIARTLGPYEVQGVLYIVSDRVEGTSINTLITYSQMRERFLSPAFCLYVGAEVAGALHYAHTCKDENGAPLGIVHRDLNPARIFLEPEGGVILTDFARARSLLPGRVATTLPRPQGDVFYCSPEALLCEETDPRSDLFSLGLVLLELATWRHLYSTATVRPDDLEEALTEKVKGKVLDAAMTAMEADLPDHAEDCILRAATFTREEVDEVTQPLAHPLRAIVRRLIQRNPEDRYQSAAEVEAELRAGLDALGAPYGPKEALDEVLLSLTGASMSRGVLGPTSESQLPPNMVTEEDIINKRDSTP from the coding sequence ATGGCTACTTCTCGCCAACCCTGGAGCGTCCCGGGGGTGATTCTCTTCTCTCACGGCGATCTCTCGTATGAGGTGGATCTGTCGCATCCGTTGGTCGAAGAGTTGGCTCAATCCAGGCTTGGGGAAATGACCGTCCCAGCCTGGGAGCGCACCGAGAAGAAGCGCCTGCGGGAAGTCATCGTCCGGTCCCTGCCGCCCACGTCGTCAGACGAGCCCGAAACGCTGGAGAGGATGCGCGCGCGGCTCCGGGAAGAGGCGCACCTCGCCACGTACCTGCAACACCCGAGAATCGCCCGCACCCTCGGGCCCTACGAAGTCCAAGGCGTTCTCTATATCGTGTCTGACCGTGTAGAGGGCACCTCGATCAACACCCTGATCACCTACTCGCAGATGCGCGAGAGGTTCCTATCCCCGGCGTTCTGCCTCTACGTGGGCGCCGAAGTCGCGGGAGCCCTGCACTACGCACACACCTGCAAGGACGAGAACGGCGCCCCGCTGGGCATCGTCCATCGGGACTTGAACCCCGCCCGCATCTTCCTGGAGCCAGAGGGAGGGGTGATACTGACGGACTTTGCCCGCGCGCGCTCCCTGCTGCCGGGCCGCGTGGCAACGACGCTGCCACGCCCTCAAGGCGACGTGTTCTATTGCTCCCCCGAGGCGTTGCTCTGCGAGGAGACAGATCCTCGCTCGGATCTGTTCTCACTGGGGCTGGTGCTGCTGGAACTGGCCACGTGGCGACACCTCTACAGCACCGCCACCGTGCGGCCCGACGACTTGGAGGAGGCGCTAACGGAGAAAGTAAAGGGGAAGGTTCTGGACGCGGCGATGACGGCCATGGAGGCAGACCTACCGGACCATGCCGAAGACTGCATCCTGCGGGCTGCCACATTCACCCGGGAAGAAGTGGACGAGGTCACCCAGCCGCTGGCGCACCCGCTGCGCGCCATCGTCCGCAGGTTGATCCAGCGGAACCCAGAAGATCGCTATCAGTCGGCGGCTGAAGTGGAGGCGGAACTTCGGGCGGGCCTTGATGCGCTAGGAGCCCCCTACGGGCCCAAGGAGGCGCTAGACGAGGTGCTGCTCTCTCTGACGGGGGCCAGCATGAGCCGGGGCGTTCTCGGGCCCACGAGCGAGAGCCAGCTACCGCCCAACATGGTGACGGAAGAGGACATCATCAACAAGCGGGACAGCACTCCCTAG